From the genome of Nocardia mangyaensis:
TTCAGGTCGAAGCTGATCAGGCGACCGTGGCGGGGCATCGCGAGCAGGGTGCGGGTCAGCTCGCTCGCCGACGCCGACAGCGCCGGGGTGATACCGGTGAAGTGCACCAGATCAGCGCGGTCGAGTAACTCGGTGGCCACGGCGGACGCGAGGTCGGCGGGGGACAGGGCGCTCGCCGCCGACCCCGCGCGGTAGTAGAGCATCCGACTGCTGTGCGCCGGAAGATCGTGCGGTGCGCCGGAACCGCTGCCGCGCTCCTTGACGTAGACGCCGGTCGGCCGCGCCGGATCAACGGTCACCGCCCCGACGTCGACACCGTGCGCCGCCAGCTCGGCCACCAGATAGCGCCCGAATCCGTCGTCGCCCACCCGCGACAGCCAGGCCGCCGAGACGCCGAGCTGGGTGAGCACCATCGCCACATTGGCCTCCGCGCCACCCGCTCCGCGTTCGAAGTGCGCGGACTGCTCGAGTGGTCCCGGCCGGGCGACGAGTACGGCCAGCCCTTCGCCGACGGTGACCGCCCTGGGCTGCGTCGATGTTGCCTGCGTCACCTTCTTCGCCCTTTCGTGCTTGCGGTCACTGCCTCTGCGATGCACAATAACGAGCGAAAACACTGAATGCAACCAGCGTTGCACATTATGCAATGCGTGTCGGATATGACCGATCGGCCCGGTACTCCCGGCCGGATCGAGGAAAGGGGATGCTGTGATCATCGACAACGGCGTCGTGGACGCGCTCGCCGACGAGACACTCGGGCCGTGCCACAAGAGCGTGCCGCCCGCGGCATGGGGCCACACCGTCCGCGAATACCTGGCGAGCGCACCGGAACTCGCCCAGTGGCCGACCCCGCTGCTCACCCTCGATCGCGGCAGGCTCGACGCGAACCGCGCACTGATGGCCGGGTGGACCGCGGCTGCGGGTGTCGCGCTCGCCCCGCACGGTAAGACCACGATGGCTCCGCAGCTGTGGCGCGAACAGCTCGACGCCGGATCGTGGGCGATCACCCTCGCCACGGCGTGGCAGGCCCAACTCGCCCGGTCGTTCGGGGTGGGGCGGATCATGCTGGCCAACACCCTCGTCGATCCCGTCGGCCTGGCCTGGGTCGCCACGGAATCCGCGCGCGATGCCGGATTCGAGTTCTTCTGCTGGGCCGACAGCGTCGCCACCGTCGAGCTGATGGACAAGATCCTGCGCGATGCGCCACCGAGCCCGCGAGTGCGGGTGCTGGTCGAGCTCGGCGGCCCGCACGGGCGCACCGGCGCGCGCACCCGGGCCGAAGGCCGCGCGGTGGCGGCCGCCCTGCGGGCGAGCGAGCGGCTCGAGCTGGCCGGTGTCGCCGGCTACGAAGGCGCGCTGGCCCACGATCGCGGTATCGCCGGCCTCGCCGCCGTGCGCGACTACCTGGGCGAACTCGCCGCCCTGCACGGCGAACTCACCTGTCCGGGCGCTGCCGTCGTCACCGCAGGCGGCAGCGCCTACCCCGAGCTGGTCGTCGCCGAACTGGCCGCACTGGCCGACGACACCACCACGGTCGTCCTGCGCAGCGGCGCCTATCTCGTCCACGACGACGGCTTCTACGCCGGCATCTCCCCGCTGGCCGCCCCCGCGGTGGAACCGGGTCTGCGCGCCGCCATGCACGGCTGGGCGCGGGTGGTCTCACGGCCCGAGCCCGAACTGGCCCTGCTCGACGGTGGCAAACGCGACTTCCCCTTCGACGAGGGCCTGCCGGTGCCCCAGCTGGTCGTCGGGGCCGACCGCGCCCTCCCAGCAGCGGCGTCGATCACCGCGCTCAACGACCAGCACGCCTTCCTGCGACTGCCCGGCGCCGAGGCCACCGACCTGCCCGTCGGCAGCATCGTGCGGCTGGGTCTGTCACACCCGTGCACCGCCTTCGACAAGTGGCGGCTCATCCCGGTGCTCGACAGCGTCGATGCCGCCCGCCCCCGCGTGGTCGACCTGATCCGCACCTACTTCTGACGGATGACCATGACGGACTTGCTTTTTCGAGACATCGCCATCGTCGACGGCACTGGCGGCCCGCGCACTCGCGGTGATGTGCTGCTCCGCGACGGCCGCATCGCCGAGACCGGCCCGCCGGGATCGATCGGTTCCGAGGCGAGAGTGCTTCCGGTGGCACCGGGGTCGGTGCTCGCGCCCGGGTTCATCGACATGCACGCGCATTCCGACCTCGCCCTGCTCACCGACCCCGGCCATCTCCCGAAGATCACCCAGGGCGTGACCACCGAGGTGATCGGCCAGGACGGCCTGTCCTACGCGCCGATCGACGACGCCGCACTCGCGGTGGTGCGCAGGCAGATCGCGGGCTGGAACGGCAACCCGGCCGACTTCGATTTCTCCTGGCGCACCGTGGCCCAGTACCTGGACCGGCTCGACGAGGGCATCACGCCCAATGCCGCCTACCTGGTCCCGCAGGGCACCCTGCGCCTGCTCGTCGTCGGCAGTGAGCAACGCGCGGCCACCACCGCCGAGATCGACCGGATGTGCGCGCTGCTGACACAGAGTCTCGACGAGGGCGCGGTCGGCATGTCGAGCGGGCTCACCTACACGCCCGGAATGTACGCCGACACCGGCGAATTGGCTGCGCTCTGTTCGGTCGTCGCCGCCTACGGTGGCTTCTACGCCCCACACACCCGCTCCTACGGGGCGGGCGCGCTCGAGGCCTACGCGGAGATGATCGGCCTGGCCGAATCCACCGGCTGCGCACTGCATCTCACCCACGCCACCATGAACTTCGGCGTGAACCGCGGGCGCGCACCGGAATTCCTCGCCCTGCTCGCGCGGGCCCGCGCCGACGGCTGTGACATCACCCTCGACACCTATCCCTACCTGCCCGGCTCGACGACGCTGTCGGCGCTGCTGCCGAGCTGGGCCATGTCCGGTGGTCCCGATGCCGCGCTGGCCCGACTCGACGACCCGGCCGAGCGCGCCAGGATCACCGCCGATGTCGACGTCAACGGCTCGGACGGCTGCCACGGCGTCACCGTCGAATGGGAGACCATCCAGATCAGCGGCGTCGGCGACGACGCACTCGCCGAGTACGTGGGCCGCACGGTCGCCGAGATCGCCGCCGATCGCGGTGCGGCGCCCGCCGAGGTGTTCTTCGACCTGCTGCGCCGCGACCAGCTGGCCACCACCATCCTGCAGCACGTCGGCCACGAGGAGAACGTGCGCGCGATCATGGTCGACCCCGGTCACATGGGCGGCAGCGACGGCCTGCTCGTCGGCGCTCGCCCGCACCCGCGTGCCTGGGGCACGTTCCCGCGCTATCTGTCCCGCTACGTGCGCGAACTCGGGGTGCTCGGTCTCGAGGAGTGCGTGCACCACCTCACCGGTCGGCCCGCCGCCAGGTTGCGGCTGGCCGACCGCGGACTCGTCCGCACCGGCTACGCCGCCGACCTGGTCGTCTTCGACCCGGCGACGATCCACGACACGGCCACCTTCGAACATCCCCAACAGCAGGCGCGCGGCATCCAGCATGTGCTGGTCAACGGCGAATTCGCCGTGGCGGACGGCGCCGCGACCGGTGCGCTCGCCGGACGTGCCCTGCGGATGGACGCCACGCGACAGGAGACCCGATGAACCCGCTGCTCAGCTCGTCCTCGCGCGCCATGGAGGTGATCCGCGCCGACCGCGCGATCACCGTGGTCCGCGCCCCGGAGATCCCCGACCCGGTGGCCCTCGCCGAAGCGCTCGCCGGTGCCGGTCTGCGCGCCGTCGAACTGACCTTCACCACGCTGGGCGTGCTCGACGCGATCAGCAAGGCGACCGCGGTCACCGATGCGGTGATCGGCGTCGGCACCGTGACCACGCGTGCGCAGGCCGAGGCCGCGATCGGGGTCGGCGCCCAGTTCCTGGTGACGCCCGCGCTCCGGCCCGAGGTCGCCGAAGTGGCCGTCGAGCATTCGATTCCGGTGATCATGGGCGCCTTCACGCCCTCGGAGGTATTGGCGGCGGCCGAGATGGGCGCGGCGGCGGTGAAGATCTTCCCGGCCCGCGCGCTCGGCCCGGCCTATCTGAGAGATCTGCTGGGGCCGTTCCCGCACCTGTTCCTGATCCCGTCCGGTGGCGTCAACACCCACAACGCGCGTGAGTTCCTCCACGCGGGCGCGATCGCCGTCACCGCGGGCACCGACGTGGTCGCCCCCGCCGACGTCGCGAGCGCGCGCTGGTCCCGCATCGGCTCCCACGCCGCACGCTTCGTCCATTCGCTTGATTGAGAGGTATCCCCATGGGCGCCACTGTCGACTGGTTGCGCACCACCACCCCCGGGTTGCTGGTGCTGTGCGGTCTCGCGATCGCCGTACTCCTCATCGCCATCATCAAGGTCAAACTGGAGCCGTTCGTCGCGCTGCTGCTGACCGGTCTGGTGCTGGCCCTGGCCGCCGGGCTACCGGTCGCCGAGATCGTCGGTACGCCACTGAAAGCCGGTGAGTCACTCCTGGAAACGGGCTTCGGCGCAATCCTCGGCCACATCGCGGTGATCATCGGGCTGGGCACCGTGCTCGGCGCGATCCTCGAACGCTCCGGCGGCGCCGACGTGCTCACCGACAAGCTGCTGCGGGTGTTCGGCGAGAAGGGCGCGCCGGTCGCGATGGGCCTGCTCGGACTCATCTTCGGCATCCCGGTGTTCTTCGACATCGGCATCTTCGTCCTCGCGCCGCTGGTCTACGTCGCGGCCAAGCGGGGCGGTCGCTCGCTGGTGCTCTACGCCATGCCGATGCTAGCCGGACTGTCCATGACGCACGCGTTCCTGCCGCCGCATCCCGGTCCGGTCGCCCTCGGCGGTCTGCTCGGAGTGAGCCTGGGGTGGTTGATCATCATGGGATTCGTCTGCGGCATTCCGGGATTCATCGCCGCGGGCATCATGTGGGGCGCCTATATCGGCAAGCGTGTGCAGGTCGACGTGCCGAAGGAGTTCGTGCCGCTCGAGCCCAACGCCGCCACCGAATCCGAGCCCATCACCGGGTCCGACGGTTCCGGCGGCACGGCCGTGCTCACCAAGTCGCCGCCGTCGGTGGCGCTGATCGGCGCGATCATCGCGATTCCGCTGGTCCTGATTCTCGGCGCCACCTTCGGTTACCAACTACTCGACCAGGATTCGGCCGTTCTGCAGGTGCTCACCTTCTTCGGTACACCCGCGGTCGCCCTGCTCATCACGGTGCTCGTGGCGTTCTACGTCCTCGGCATCCGGCGCGGGTCGACCGTGCAGGAACTGAGCACCATCACGGCCGAATCGCTCAAGCCGGTCGGCATGGTGCTGCTGGTGGTCGGGGCGGGGGCCTTCTTCGGCAAGGTCATCTCCGCCACCGGCATCGGCACCGCCCTCGCCGACACCATGTCCGCGGCCGGCCTGCCGGTGATCGTGCTCGCCTACCTGATCAGCTGCGGCCTGCGCATCGCCCAGGGCTCGGCCACGGTCGCCATCGTCACCACCGGCGGCATCGTCGCGCCGCTGGTCGCCGACCAGGGCTACTCCCAGATGGCGATCGCCCTGATCGCCATGGCCATCGCCGCGGGCTCGATCATCCTCAGCCACGTCAACGACGGCGGCTTCTGGATCATCGCCAAGTACTTCAACATGACCGTGAAGCAGACCCTGCAGACCTGGACGGTGCTCGAAACCATCCTGTCGGTGGTGAGCTTCGCGGTGGCGGCGTTGCTGTTCTCGATCCTCTAGCGCCGAACGCGCCGAGCCGGGTCGTCCCCTCAGGGATCGGCCCGGCTCGGTGGGTTGTGGGCGTGGTGGTCAGCGGGAATCGCCGGTCCTGTGCAGTGCGTGCACCAAGCGGGCGAGGGCCGGGCGGGGATCGGCCGCCCGCTCGAATCCGCCGAGGCGGTGCACGACGGCACCGTCGAGGTAGTCGACGAGGATCGCGGTGTCGGCGGGCGAGATGCCGACCTGGGCCGCCATCTCGACGGCCCAGTCGCGGAGGCGATGGTGTGCGCGGTGCAGTGCGTCGTGCAACGCCGGTACCGTCGGCGCCTCGCCGAACAGGGCGAGGCGGGCCCGGGTGCGGACGCGGTCGGTCGTGGTGGTGTGGGTCAGGAACAGTGCCAGCCCGTCGACGAGGTGATCGACGGTGGCCGGGGCGGGCGCTCGGTTCAGTGCCGCCCAGTCGGCGTGATCACGCTGTTCGAGGCGGTCGGCGAGCCCGCACAGCAGTGCGTCACGGGTGCGGAAATAGTTCGAGGTCGATCCCGTGGGCAGGCCTGCCGCCTCGTCCACCGCGCGATGGGTCAGCGCGCGCGAACCACGGGTGCCGAGCACCTCGATGGCGG
Proteins encoded in this window:
- a CDS encoding sugar kinase, with translation MTQATSTQPRAVTVGEGLAVLVARPGPLEQSAHFERGAGGAEANVAMVLTQLGVSAAWLSRVGDDGFGRYLVAELAAHGVDVGAVTVDPARPTGVYVKERGSGSGAPHDLPAHSSRMLYYRAGSAASALSPADLASAVATELLDRADLVHFTGITPALSASASELTRTLLAMPRHGRLISFDLNYRPALWGSRLGAAADELAAQVRGADVALLGADEAEELFGTGDPATLRALFPEPAQLIVKNDKHTVTGFDGQTAIEVPALTLELTERIGAGDAFAGGYLSALLYGADPRTRLCYGHLCAAAALTATGDAAKLPPVQDVQRLAALPERVWAGLRYPGALDGTIGR
- a CDS encoding amino acid deaminase; the protein is MIIDNGVVDALADETLGPCHKSVPPAAWGHTVREYLASAPELAQWPTPLLTLDRGRLDANRALMAGWTAAAGVALAPHGKTTMAPQLWREQLDAGSWAITLATAWQAQLARSFGVGRIMLANTLVDPVGLAWVATESARDAGFEFFCWADSVATVELMDKILRDAPPSPRVRVLVELGGPHGRTGARTRAEGRAVAAALRASERLELAGVAGYEGALAHDRGIAGLAAVRDYLGELAALHGELTCPGAAVVTAGGSAYPELVVAELAALADDTTTVVLRSGAYLVHDDGFYAGISPLAAPAVEPGLRAAMHGWARVVSRPEPELALLDGGKRDFPFDEGLPVPQLVVGADRALPAAASITALNDQHAFLRLPGAEATDLPVGSIVRLGLSHPCTAFDKWRLIPVLDSVDAARPRVVDLIRTYF
- a CDS encoding N-acyl-D-amino-acid deacylase family protein, which encodes MTDLLFRDIAIVDGTGGPRTRGDVLLRDGRIAETGPPGSIGSEARVLPVAPGSVLAPGFIDMHAHSDLALLTDPGHLPKITQGVTTEVIGQDGLSYAPIDDAALAVVRRQIAGWNGNPADFDFSWRTVAQYLDRLDEGITPNAAYLVPQGTLRLLVVGSEQRAATTAEIDRMCALLTQSLDEGAVGMSSGLTYTPGMYADTGELAALCSVVAAYGGFYAPHTRSYGAGALEAYAEMIGLAESTGCALHLTHATMNFGVNRGRAPEFLALLARARADGCDITLDTYPYLPGSTTLSALLPSWAMSGGPDAALARLDDPAERARITADVDVNGSDGCHGVTVEWETIQISGVGDDALAEYVGRTVAEIAADRGAAPAEVFFDLLRRDQLATTILQHVGHEENVRAIMVDPGHMGGSDGLLVGARPHPRAWGTFPRYLSRYVRELGVLGLEECVHHLTGRPAARLRLADRGLVRTGYAADLVVFDPATIHDTATFEHPQQQARGIQHVLVNGEFAVADGAATGALAGRALRMDATRQETR
- a CDS encoding bifunctional 4-hydroxy-2-oxoglutarate aldolase/2-dehydro-3-deoxy-phosphogluconate aldolase encodes the protein MNPLLSSSSRAMEVIRADRAITVVRAPEIPDPVALAEALAGAGLRAVELTFTTLGVLDAISKATAVTDAVIGVGTVTTRAQAEAAIGVGAQFLVTPALRPEVAEVAVEHSIPVIMGAFTPSEVLAAAEMGAAAVKIFPARALGPAYLRDLLGPFPHLFLIPSGGVNTHNAREFLHAGAIAVTAGTDVVAPADVASARWSRIGSHAARFVHSLD
- a CDS encoding GntP family permease — translated: MGATVDWLRTTTPGLLVLCGLAIAVLLIAIIKVKLEPFVALLLTGLVLALAAGLPVAEIVGTPLKAGESLLETGFGAILGHIAVIIGLGTVLGAILERSGGADVLTDKLLRVFGEKGAPVAMGLLGLIFGIPVFFDIGIFVLAPLVYVAAKRGGRSLVLYAMPMLAGLSMTHAFLPPHPGPVALGGLLGVSLGWLIIMGFVCGIPGFIAAGIMWGAYIGKRVQVDVPKEFVPLEPNAATESEPITGSDGSGGTAVLTKSPPSVALIGAIIAIPLVLILGATFGYQLLDQDSAVLQVLTFFGTPAVALLITVLVAFYVLGIRRGSTVQELSTITAESLKPVGMVLLVVGAGAFFGKVISATGIGTALADTMSAAGLPVIVLAYLISCGLRIAQGSATVAIVTTGGIVAPLVADQGYSQMAIALIAMAIAAGSIILSHVNDGGFWIIAKYFNMTVKQTLQTWTVLETILSVVSFAVAALLFSIL
- a CDS encoding TetR/AcrR family transcriptional regulator, which produces MISHRDRVLDAAIEVLGTRGSRALTHRAVDEAAGLPTGSTSNYFRTRDALLCGLADRLEQRDHADWAALNRAPAPATVDHLVDGLALFLTHTTTTDRVRTRARLALFGEAPTVPALHDALHRAHHRLRDWAVEMAAQVGISPADTAILVDYLDGAVVHRLGGFERAADPRPALARLVHALHRTGDSR